A segment of the Mercurialis annua linkage group LG4, ddMerAnnu1.2, whole genome shotgun sequence genome:
gaaaaataaaattcatgtgGTTTCGATTTGCTTTTGCGTCAAAATTAGTCAAGTTACGAGATTAGGGTTTTCTAGATctgttttaattttgtcaattttatcgcTTTCTCAGGTAATTAATTGCAGAATTAACTTCGATTTCTCTTCGATTGTGATTTTAATTTCTTAGGTCAAAATTGATCAAGTACTAGTCCAAACCCTAGATTTTGTTTGGGTACTAGAAATTGAAGGCAAAATTTGAAGAAATTGAAATTAAGTGAATTTTACtgggtttgttttaaatttttcgaCTGATTTACCTTTGAAAATTAGCTTGATTTAGTGCATTTAAGTTAGGGTTTGATAATTGTGATCTTAAATAATTTTCGAGATTTGAAATTCCATTGAGTTTAAATTTCTGCATTTTGATTTGGTATTGGTACTTTTAGATTGGTGCATTGGcttgttttgctttaattttaAGTAAACAAAGCATTtatttgttagttttttttttcttcagtaGAATTTGAAGCTTGGGATAATTATGATGGTTTGAATGCAACTATTGCCTTCTCAAACATTAAGACTGATAATTAAGTtgtgaaatgtttttttattttatgcaaagttaGATAATCAAAATGATAGTGTTGAACACGATCGGTTGTTTATGTATCCGAGTCCTcatagtttgttttttttttttggtatagCTTACTTTTACTCTAGAGTTGCGGCATTTGGATTACGCACTGAGTGGGAGGTCAAAGGAAGTATTTTCGTTGAAATTTGTTGAGCTCTAGTACATAAGTGTGTAGTATTCTTGTGATGCCTTAGCATGGAGATGGAGTCACAGGTCTCATTGGATCCAAAGGTAGCTTATTATGGAGAGAATACTTCAATTCAGCTTGGGGATCGTAGCATAACATCACTGATAGCAGATTACATGGAGCCGCAACAGCCAGGTACACcataatgtttgaatttgtttctacCTTACTGTGTATGTTTTAAGTGAGTGTGGGGTTCAATCTGTTATTTTGATgtagaaatttaattattgaGAAAATGTGCAATGCAGTGAAGAAGCCAACTCGGCAATGGGCTGCTTGGACACGCGAAGAGGAGGAAAGTTTTTTCACAGCTTTACGACAAGTCGGCAAAGTATGTTGTTTCATGAACGTGCTTTTACATGTTTCCATTTCTTAAACTCATGATTTGTTTTGCTCCCATTGCAGAACTTTGAGAAGATAACTCGTCGTGTCCAAAGCAAAAATAAGGATCAGGTCGATTACTGTCTTAGGAGATTTAGCTCCCCTTTATCTGGTGTTTTTTCCCTTCAAAAGTAACgaatattttatcatattcaTCTTTCTCTTTTGTTTCATTTTCAGGTCAGGCATTACTACTATCGTCTTGTGAGGCGTATGAACAAGCTGCTGGGTCCAGGATTATGTCTGGATGCCAAGAACTCCAAAGATACTAATGCGGCAATGCTTCGTTGGTATTATTATAATCTATAAACTGCTCGGTCGTGTTGTTTAAGTATGTGCATTAAAAACTGAGAAAACATATCAAATTATCAATAACACATGGAGAAAATGGAAGATTTGAAAATATCATGAAGCACATgctatattttttgaattgttgaTTCTTTAGGGTAATCTAGTAGcattttagtaattttcatttttaagatAGCATCTTTCCTCTCAAGGAGGACCCCTACAGATTAAGGGGCTGAGAATTTTGCTATGCTAGTGTCTTGTTTTTTATTACTCTTATTTGCCCGGTCTAAACTACATTTCTGTCTCTTTCTTGATTTTTACCCTCTGCAGGTGGTCTTTATTGGAAAAGTACAGTTGTAAAGCTTCAAAGCTTCACCTGAAGCCACGGAGGTTTAAGATATTTATTGAAGCACTGGTTAGTTATCATTGTCTATATCTTCAAAACATCAATGCTTTTCTGGCCATGACATGTAACTTGATTTTGCTGCTGGATATGCACAACTGATCATATATCTTTTCCATGAAGGAAAACCAACTATTAAAAGATCGTAAGAAGATTGTAAAAAAAAGGCCTTTGCAATTGGAAAATGTTCCTCCAGCTCCAATTActctaaataatcaaaatagaGGACCAGGACAGGAAACCCGAACTGTTAAGTTGGTTCTCATGGATACTCAAAACTTGCAAAGATTAGGAGCAGGAAAGGGCTCTTTAAAACGCAGTATGAATATAAGTGTTATCCGTGGAAGCAGAGGAGAATCAGCTGCCTTAAAACCTGCAAGGCAAAGACGGAAACAAggtgatttatttgtttttaatcttCTGTCATCCGTGGAGCttgaattgaattttgattcattttatttcaacttTTGTCAGTTTTGTCACTTCCATTATACATCTTTCCACTCGGGAAACTGTTTGCATTGTTTGTGGTAATGCTCATGCTAGCATGACTGGTTGCTTTCATCTTATAGATGCATAAACATCTACACCACATTTGACAACTTTTGATGAGTTGGATGAGCTTGAAGCTCTATTGAAAGAACCATTGTGTGTTAATTCAATTTGCACTTATCATTCTTCTCCCGGACTTGTGCTTCTAGATATCCTAATTGCTAAAATTGCATAATTTTCAGGTGATAAGGTGCAAATTATGTTACTTTCTACAGTTCCAAATGCTGATTTGTTTAAATTCGATTCTTCGTTACTTATTTCTGTAGGTGCTGTCTCATCAGCTGCTTATAAAAAATGGGAAAAGGCAGCAATTGCTGGTGTTTCTTTGGTTGCTGATGCTGCTGAGCATTTGGAGAGGGAAACTACTGATAAAGATGTTGAACATGATCAGGTTATGGCAGGTCAGGCTGATAATTAGTTTACAAATTGAACTTTGAAATGAATATTACTTATCGATTTTAAAGTGCAATAATTCCTTGCGTTCTATACAGATCAGAGGGTTTCTGGCCCTGTTGAAAAAGGTCTGCCCCCTTTGTCCGCTTTCTCACAAAACCATTATGCCGAGAGCAATGCTTATACTAACATGAAACTCAAGCTCCAGTTGTTCCCAATTGATGATGGCACTCGAAGAGCCTTAGAAATGGTGAGCACAAGGAGAAGCTTTCTTGGTAACTGCAATTATGAGAAAATATAGCAGCTGAGGAGTACTTAAAACcttaaaaaaatgacaatatctTCATATATTTTCAGGATAATCATAACCCACACCTGGAGCTTACTCTCAGTACTCGAAAAAAGATATCATCTGTGTTGGAACACCTGAACCGGAAATGGGGCAATTCAAGTGTAGCATCTGGAGGGCCAATCCTTTTTCCTTACAATGTtcaacgaaaaaatattatcagtTGTCAGAGATGGACTCTAGACTCCATTGTCAGTGCAGCAGATGTATACACCTCAATTGGAAGCCCTCCAGTTTTCCGCCTGAGGTTTATTTATCTTTCGATCATCTCGTATTCATTAGTTAGATACAATCTACATATGAGCTGACATTTACAACTTTAATGAAGGTATGGCTGGTTTTCCGACAATGAATTGGCACCTGTTGAATTGCAAGCACCCACTCCAAGTGGGAATCCTATGGACTTGGAAAATGGTAACAGGAAGATTATGAATTGTAGATCCAAGTCTGGGATGTCTACTGATGATCTTTCTGAGAAAGGTAAGGGTCAGGCAGCTACAGTTAACAAGAACCATGCTTCTACACCCTCTTCCACAGATATCCTCAATGAGATTAGTGGACGTACAGCCACAGGACATAGATATGGATTGATTGAATTGTCTGATCCCGCAGCAAATGCATCATTGCATGAAAAGGAGATTGGTGAGAGGTTGAATAAGAAACAATTGGATAATGCAGTAAGTATACTTTGCTGTCGCAAGTCTCAAGTTTATGATACAGTAGCTGTATGGGGCCATAATATACCTATTGCATTTGCAAAAGCATTTAGAACTATTCTTTTGTTTGGGTTCCTGTGCAGTTCTCACTAGAGCTTGCAAAACGGGAGTTTAAGCCTCAAATTTAAGGGAATTTTGCAGGTTAAAAGTCGTCTATACTTGAAAAATGAATACCTTTCCTTTGGAACAAAGCTTCTTGGttaatttaaaacttaataTGACTCTTGCCTTCTTGTTTATGTGTGGCAATACTTATCATAACACCTTTCTGATGCCTTATTCATGAAATATGAGAACAACTGTTTTACCATTTTTCTTACCTTGACTTGTATATCCTCAGGATGACCCAAGAGTGAGGCATGGTGCTGCGCTGTCTGCCAGTGAATGGGCCGACAGCCTCACCGACATTAGTGTTGGAGATCTTCTGTCTGATGTGTCTCATGATATTAACCCTAATTCTACTGAACTCTCCATTGCTGAGAGAGACCAATGTCTTCAGCAGATGCCATTTAGCTGTGATTCATTTGATGCTGCTATTGCTGCTCATATGTTAAGACATCAAAACAATATATTTCCATCCGCAGAAGCATCCCACATATCTTCAATCTGGGATGCTGAAGAAACATGTGATGCCTTCATATTTCAGAAGAATCACGGTCTGTGCCAGGAGATTCCTACTTCAGCTGGCGGTGTCTCTTTAGATGTTGGAAAACCGTCAAACTCAGTAACTTCTTTGTCCTTTGTTGAGGTATTATTTTCTACTAAAATTTGTCCAAGCTACAATATTATGATGAGGAAGAAATAGGTTACCTCAACCGCATGTAACACATATTATATGTTGTTTCAGGAATTAGCTGATGGAGAAGGGGCTGTGGACTATTCTGGCGGAGACCCTATGGATGAAAGTTCACCTGATCCGCAATTTTTAGACAACTCGGCTAAAGATTTTACTGAGCTAACAGATATCTACTGGGTATGTTTTCTTTCATCATCTTTTGTGGATTTTTCTTGGCCCGAATCCCATTTGGCATATAGTTTAGGATATTTTTGGAGAGCatttgcttctttttttttttagacaAATAGAATGCTTTACAAGCTTAAGTTTGTTAAGAGTTGGAGAAATTGCAGTGAATTTTGTCCTGATTTTATGTGATACGCATTGTAGCATGacttctttcttcttttctgTCTCTTGATCATGCAGCCAGAATCCTTAGGACCGTTAGATCTGGATTTACCATCTTCTAAATACCATAATGATGAGCTCAATCTAAGCCATAGCCTTAGTGGCTTGAATCGTCTAATAGCCAGCAGCTTGGATGCTTTTCAAAATTGCTCCTTTCTCGGGCAAGAAAAGAAGGATACAGCAGTAGAAGCTCGCGAAAGTTGCTCgttttcagattttaaaattGGTACCGGGTCTTGAAATTTTTGCCAAGTTGTAACTCGagggtttttattttgttaaaaggATGAACCCTGTGCTTGGAATATGATGACTAACGGTTCTTGTAACAGGAAAGACTAATCATTTTCCATTTCACTAGCACAAGGAGAATGTGCTGAAGGGATGGGTGCAAGTCAAGAAAATTCTGATTGCATCTAGAAAAAGTAGTTACCTAATCAGAGTCTTCCAACATTTGTACAAAAATAGACACGGATACGCTTTCTTTCTTAACTTTTACTGATCCTGTAAATTGCTGTTCAGAACTGTTGTGCAACCCTTTTCGCAAAGAGTTTTATTTGATCTATGTTGTTCATCATCCTTGTTGCTGTTTTCATCAAATATAAATTTCTTTGGTTGGTGGTTATTCATTGTAGTTGAGAGTTAGATGTTGCAAAATGCCGACATtagttttaaattcttaattcatAACTAGAGGTGTAACTAAACCGAGTTAATTTGTGACTTATTTTGGGATTATTCAGAATTGATTCGATGTTAGTCCGATAATTAGATTGAGTCAAGTTTAATCTCAATTATTTTATTGGGTTTGATCTCGagcttttaaaatgaaattcaatCAAATTTAAATCGGGATCGTTAACTTGAATTTTAGAGTCGAATTGAGTTTCAAGTTGCAAGTGTTTCCACTTGAGTTGATTCCACCTCAATTCGCATGACCTTACACTTTTCTTGTCCTTTGGACCTTGCTTGGTTAATTATATGTTGTGGTAGTTTGATGGTGCATCTATCTAGACAAAACGAGGCAAGGATGGTCTAAGGTTAACGTCCATGGAGTTGTGTTTGATCGCCAGAATTGCTGTGCTTTCGGCTCGATGATATTGAAGAGAGAATGGTTAATTTTATAAGGGTACTAGCTTTAGCCCCGTGTGTTGCacgatttttattaaaaaaagttctTTATAATCGTTTCACCAATATCGATTGACATAatgataatttgatatttttttcttcattaattTTTCATTAGACTTCTCTACAAAGATcttaattttcctttttttttcaaacataatttcattaattagcaaacaaaattttattgattcaatgaaataaaacaatGATAATCTGAGATATCTTATTTGTTTCAATTGCTATGTAaataaaggttacaaaatataataaacaatcATCATAAGGTTTGCAATCatattttgtttggtttttttgaaGATGTTTCCATGTTAGTTTAGTGTACAAATAAGGCTAATAAATatgagaatttaaattaattattagtgGAATAGTTTAGGAAATTTCAAGAGAGATTAattgttataaaataattaatactccATCCATTCCATTTTATCTAtcatcttttatattttttgatgtcttataaaatgttgtttttatattataagtttCGGAGTCGGAATCacgtcctcacgacgtgaggatgctcctcacgacgtgagagaggtgcctcacgacgtgaggaaggcCCTTACGACGTGAGGAGGGCCTGGTACGATGTGCCAAGCCTATTTTGAGGTGGGAATTGCATTCCGAGACCCGACGCGATGTAATTTGACTTGATTTTGACctacggactccgaaaatgtGCA
Coding sequences within it:
- the LOC126677510 gene encoding TSL-kinase interacting protein 1 isoform X1 translates to MEMESQVSLDPKVAYYGENTSIQLGDRSITSLIADYMEPQQPVKKPTRQWAAWTREEEESFFTALRQVGKNFEKITRRVQSKNKDQVRHYYYRLVRRMNKLLGPGLCLDAKNSKDTNAAMLRWWSLLEKYSCKASKLHLKPRRFKIFIEALENQLLKDRKKIVKKRPLQLENVPPAPITLNNQNRGPGQETRTVKLVLMDTQNLQRLGAGKGSLKRSMNISVIRGSRGESAALKPARQRRKQGAVSSAAYKKWEKAAIAGVSLVADAAEHLERETTDKDVEHDQVMADQRVSGPVEKGLPPLSAFSQNHYAESNAYTNMKLKLQLFPIDDGTRRALEMDNHNPHLELTLSTRKKISSVLEHLNRKWGNSSVASGGPILFPYNVQRKNIISCQRWTLDSIVSAADVYTSIGSPPVFRLRYGWFSDNELAPVELQAPTPSGNPMDLENGNRKIMNCRSKSGMSTDDLSEKGKGQAATVNKNHASTPSSTDILNEISGRTATGHRYGLIELSDPAANASLHEKEIGERLNKKQLDNADDPRVRHGAALSASEWADSLTDISVGDLLSDVSHDINPNSTELSIAERDQCLQQMPFSCDSFDAAIAAHMLRHQNNIFPSAEASHISSIWDAEETCDAFIFQKNHGLCQEIPTSAGGVSLDVGKPSNSVTSLSFVEELADGEGAVDYSGGDPMDESSPDPQFLDNSAKDFTELTDIYWPESLGPLDLDLPSSKYHNDELNLSHSLSGLNRLIASSLDAFQNCSFLGQEKKDTAVEARESCSFSDFKIGTGS
- the LOC126677510 gene encoding TSL-kinase interacting protein 1 isoform X2 encodes the protein MEMESQVSLDPKVAYYGENTSIQLGDRSITSLIADYMEPQQPVKKPTRQWAAWTREEEESFFTALRQVGKNFEKITRRVQSKNKDQVRHYYYRLVRRMNKLLGPGLCLDAKNSKDTNAAMLRWWSLLEKYSCKASKLHLKPRRFKIFIEALENQLLKDRKKIVKKRPLQLENVPPAPITLNNQNRGPGQETRTVKLVLMDTQNLQRLGAGKGSLKRSMNISVIRGSRGESAALKPARQRRKQGAVSSAAYKKWEKAAIAGVSLVADAAEHLERETTDKDVEHDQVMADQRVSGPVEKGLPPLSAFSQNHYAESNAYTNMKLKLQLFPIDDGTRRALEMDNHNPHLELTLSTRKKISSVLEHLNRKWGNSSVASGGPILFPYNVQRKNIISCQRWTLDSIVSAADVYTSIGSPPVFRLRYGWFSDNELAPVELQAPTPSGNPMDLENGNRKIMNCRSKSGMSTDDLSEKANASLHEKEIGERLNKKQLDNADDPRVRHGAALSASEWADSLTDISVGDLLSDVSHDINPNSTELSIAERDQCLQQMPFSCDSFDAAIAAHMLRHQNNIFPSAEASHISSIWDAEETCDAFIFQKNHGLCQEIPTSAGGVSLDVGKPSNSVTSLSFVEELADGEGAVDYSGGDPMDESSPDPQFLDNSAKDFTELTDIYWPESLGPLDLDLPSSKYHNDELNLSHSLSGLNRLIASSLDAFQNCSFLGQEKKDTAVEARESCSFSDFKIGTGS